The following are encoded in a window of Gossypium raimondii isolate GPD5lz chromosome 13, ASM2569854v1, whole genome shotgun sequence genomic DNA:
- the LOC105781790 gene encoding uncharacterized protein LOC105781790 yields the protein MEPKKEQTNAPRKMRFAPKAPPRKAPKLEVKTEVVEDIDAVQARDLLQRLNQTSARTKPKVEKKVSSSQVAFGFVGGGASIKTFGTSRGANHRSGETFGGGVRGPGLRVEKEYKEPWDYYSYYPLTLPMRRPYSGNPEFLDEEEFAAQNVAYDENSIEPAVGLGLMEENLEPMMLFLQLPPTLPIIKAGHEGASSTGSSRTVRSAKKTCGLTELPAGLMGKMLVYKSGAVKLKLGDTIYDVNPGLSCVFAQDVVAVDTAKKQCCVVGEVNKHVIVTPDMDSVLNSLSEL from the exons ATGGAACCAAAAAAAGAGCAAACCAATGCCCCCAGAAAG ATGAGATTTGCACCCAAAGCTCCTCCCCGCAAAGCACCAAAGCTTGAGGTTAAAAC TGAAGTGGTCGAAGACATTGATGCTGTTCAAGCTAGGGATTTGCTTCAGCGTTTAAAT CAAACATCTGCAAGGACAAAGCCTAAGGTTGAAAAGAAAG TTTCGTCTTCACAAGTTGCATTCGGTTTCGTCGGAGGAGGAGCTTCGATAAAAACATTCGGTACTTCCAGAGGTGCAAATCATAGAAGCGGAGAAACTTTCGGCG GTGGCGTTCGTGGACCGGGATTGAGAGTGGAGAAAGAATACAAAGAACCATGG GATTATTACAGTTACTATCCTCTAACCCTTCCTATGAGGAGACCGTACTCGGGAAATCCAG AGTTTCTCGACGAAGAGGAGTTTGCCGCGCAAAATGTAGCTTACGATGAAAATTCGATTGAGCCTGCAGTCGGTCTTGGCTTAATG GAGGAGAACTTGGAACCAATGATGTTATTTCTTCAGTTACCACCGACTTTGCCGATTATAAAGGCCGGGCACGAGGGTGCTAGCAGCACCGGTTCATCCAGGACTGTACGTTCGGCAAAGAAGACGTGCGGGTTAACCGAGTTACCTGCAGGTCTCATGGGAAAAATGCTAGTGTATAAAAGCGGTGCCGTCAAGTTGAAGTTAGGGGATACCATTTATGAT GTAAATCCGGGTTTGAGTTGTGTGTTTGCACAGGATGTTGTAGCTGTTGATACTGCAAAGAAGCAATGTTGTGTTGTTGGGGAAGTTAACAAGCATGTTATTGTAACACCAGATATGGATTCAGTTTTAAATAGTTTGAGTGAACTCTGA